In the Bacteroidota bacterium genome, GCTTGAAGAAATAAAATAAACGATAGTTAAGGTAATTATAAGCGGCAAACAGTAATGGAAAATACCCTGCTTAATCATCTCAAATTAAGCTAACAGTTGCTACAATTTTATCGATACTATCAAAGTTATCTTCGTTTATTAAGTGCTGCGGAATTTTTTTTCCAATCTTATCCTCAATACTTACTAATAAATCAACAACAGTTATTGAATCAAGTAGTTTCGATTTAATTAACGACTGATCGTTAGTGACTTTCACAAAAGCTAAGCTCAATACTTCGCTTTGAACATACAGTTTTAATTCTTCCATTAGTTTGAGTAGAAAACGATTTGGAATTTATTTTATTGCCGTAAATTTAAAATAATTCTCTTGTTAAGCAAGGTAATTATGCAGCGTTCATACAGCGCGAATATCCTGCAACTTGTGTGTTGATTTATAAAAAATGCAACCTTACACTAAAAGGAAAAGACTACTTACTTCCTTAACTTAATAAAAGCGTAAAAGCTTAAACTTACTGTTGAAATTTATGTTGCCCTTTATTTTTTCAAAGGAAAATTAAACATCCATCTTATACCATATTTATCTAAACAGCAGCCCCAAAGTGCTCCCCAAAATTGTTCTGCCAGGGGCGCTAAATCAGTAGCTCCTTCTGATAATAATTTAAATAATCGCTCTGTTTCTTCTCTTGTATCGGGCTCAAGGCTAATAGTAGTATTGTTTCCAATTTTTGTATGATGTCCCATGCTTTCCAAATTATCGGTTCCCATAATTTCAACCCCATTTAAAGTGGGTAAAGCAACATGCATCACTTTACTTTTGTCTGCTTCTGAAAGTGGAGGCATACCTTCGGGTGCCGGCATATCGCCCATTCGCATAATTGGTGCTGAAAATTCATTTTTGAAAACTTTTTTGTAAAAGTTAAATGCTTCCTCTGTTTTGCCTTGGAAATTTAAATAGATGGATACTTTTGCCATGTTATTTATATTTAATTTTTGGAAAATTTATTTTGAGTGATGAATTTATTAATAATTATTGTTTTTGATTTATGTAGAAAACTAATATACAGGTGTCCTCATCAAATTTTGAAGCTCAGATTTTGTTTTAATTAAAATATCTTTTTCAAGAATTGTCCAAAATATCCGTTGCTGTTTTATCACCCAGTTGCTCCGCTAATCCAATCAGAAGTCCTTCTACACCACGAATGTAGCAAAGCCGGTAAGTGTCCCCAAATTGAACTACTTCCCCAACCAGTTCTGCACCATGCTGTTGCAACCTTAATAGCAATTCGTCAAGATGATCAACTCTAAACATCAAGCGCAGATAGCCAAGTGCGTTTACCGGTGAAGTTCTGTGGTCTCCAATGGTGTGAGGATGTATAAAACGAGAAAGTTCAAGCCGGCTATGGTCATCGGGAGTCACCATCATGGCTATCTCCACCGACTGATTCCTTAATCCTGTAACTCGTCCCGCCCATTCCCCTTCTACCATCATACGCCCTTCCAGCATTAGTCCTATTTCTTCGAAAAAAGCAATAGCCTTATCTAACGACAAAACCACAATTCCCATATTGTGCATTTCTTGTAATTTACTTTTTGTCATATTATAATTTTTTGAGATACTCTGTTTGACTTCTTTATGCTTGATTTTTTGTTAACCCTTTTCAGGAATTGTTTATTACAATTATTCTTCATTTGTGCGAATTTTAAACGCGCCAAAATTAATTCACATTCAGTTGGCAAGGTAATTACATAGTAGTAAAATGTATTTTTTCCGGGTAATAGTCATGCCATTATTAAATTGAAACAACTTTAGTCAATTTTAAAAAGCAATCATCCAATGACCAGCCGAAGCAACATATCGACCCAAATAAAATTATACTCGATTTAAAGGCTAAATTAAAAATCAAAAAATCAAATAATTAAAGCTTTGAATCGAGTAATTAAAAACTCCGCATCAATTTGAATATCCAAAACTAATTTACTAACTTTGAGTATATTAACAGAGTTGTCATTTTATCTTTTACCATGAAAAAAATATTACTCCTTCTGCTTTGCGTTTTTGGAATTTTTAATGCACAGGCACAATTTATAAATGGGATAACTGTGCATCCCGCAAATCCGACCAACAGTGATCAAATAAAAATTTTAGTAGATATGAGTTTTCCTTCGGGAGGCTGCAGTGACCACCAGCAATTTTATTCCGCCAATGGTAACAATTTGTCTGCATCTGCGCTGCATTGCTTAGGTCCGCTGACAGTAATTTGCAATTACACCGATACATTTAATGTAGGTCAATTGGCTGCCGGGAATTATACATTTTTCTTTAATGTTAATATCGGCGGGGGGCCCTCTCCTTGCTCTCCAGGAATTGTTCCCGGACCTTCTGATTCGCTTCCTTTTGTGGTGAGTCAAGCTGCTGCAATAAATGAACTATCTGACCAAAATATTTCGATTAAATACAATTCCCTTCAAAAGAAAATCAACCTCAGTTTCAATAGTCCTATAGCTAAAGGAAAAGCAACTATCTATTCCATCACAGGACAAATGTTGCAAACTGAAGGACTTACTTTTCCGAGCCAAAGTATAGCTGTTGATAAATTACAAGCCGGTTTGTACCTCCTCGAAATTACCGGCAACAAAGGTAAATTGACTAAGCGACTTGTGATTCAGGAGTAAAATAACCTAACCCTTTCACACTATAACAAATACTCCATTCCTAATCATTAAACGGTATTGGAATCGAAGCTGCAGAGCAGGACTTTTTGTTAAAATTGGTTTTGGAAACTTAATGTTATGCCGCATTTCTCGAATTTCGTAAAATCGATTGAATGCTACTCCAGAATATTGGTTTTCGATTATACTTTACTTACTTTTGACGTAAGTATTTAAAAGGACAGTATGATTAATTCTTTTGGAGACAAAGACTCAAAGAAAATTTGGGAAGGTGAACGAGAGAAAGGCTTGTCGACAGAGATTCAGGAAATTGCTAGACGTAAACTGAGAATGCTCAACAATTCACAAGATCTTAATGATTTGCTGATACCTCCTTCGAACCGACTAGAAAAGTTAAAAGGAAATTATAAAGACTTCTATTCCATCCGAATTAACAATCAATGGCGAATTATTTTTAAATGGTATAATGGTAACGCAAACGAAGTAAAAATTATTGATTATCACTAAAAGTCAAAAGAAATGAAAAAGCTAAAAAACATTCACCCCGGAGAAATTCTTAAGGAGGAGTTTTTAGTACCTCTCGAAATTAGCGCTTATAGACTCTCCTTAGACATTGGGATTCCGCAAACTCGTGTATCTGCAATCATGAAGGGAAACAGAAGAATTACAGCAGACACCGCACTTAGACTTTCTAAATATTTTGGGAATTCTGCAAAATTCTGGCTTGGACTTCAAGACGATTTTGACATTGAAGAAGAAAAAGTTCAGAAAAAGGCTGAATTAAAAGCGATAAAGCAGTGCACTCGCAACGCAGCATAACAGCATCAATAGGTATCAAAACTAAATATGACTACAAAAATTACTTACCTCCTCACCCAAATTATTTTAATGTGCTCACTTTTAAAAGTGGCTGAATCAAGTGGACAAGGATTTTCAGCAACATCCAGCAATTGGGATGTTCCTGTGGGAGGAATAAAAAGTGGTGCAACCAATTTGGGCTTCTATTTACCAGGTTTTTACACTGCGTCTAGTTACTCGCTGAATTCGCAGAATTGGAATATTATGGATATTAACGGAGATGGCTTATCCGATTTAGTGGTAACTTCTGAGAATTTAACTGCAAACACTGCTACTGTTTTTGGTGCTGCAACGAACCCCTACTGGAAAGTTTATTTAAATAACGGTTCCGGCTTTTCAACGCTTGCAAGCAATTGGGCAGTTCCTGTTGGAGGATTAAAAAACGGTGCGAATAACTTGGGGTTCTATTTAGCCGGTTTTTCTACTGCGGCTAGTTATTCGTTGAATTCGCAAAATTGGAATGTTATGGATATGAACGGTGACAACAAACCTGATTTAGTGGTTACTTCTGAGAATTTAACGGCAAACACTTCCACGGTTTTTAGTCCTTCATCGAACCCTTATTGGAAAGTGTATTTAAATACCGGTTCAGGCTTTTCAACTATTGCAAACAATTGGGCGGTTCCTGTGGGAGGATTAAAAAATGGGGCAAATAATGTGGGTTTTTATTTAACCGGTTTTTACACTGCCGCTAGTTACTCCTTGCATTCGCAGAATTGGAATGTTACAGATATTAATGCAGATGGCAAACCCGATTTAGTGGTAACTTCTGAGAATTTAACTGCAAACACTTCAACAGTTTTTGGTACTGCTCCAAATCTTTACTGGAAAGTGTATTTAAATACAGGTACCGGTTTTTCAACAACCGCAAGCAATTGGGCTGTTCCAATAGGAGGATTAAAAAATGGAGCAACTAATTTAGGCTTCTATTTATCAGCTTATTCCACTGCAGCTAATTACTCCTTGAATTCGCAGAATTGGAATCTTATGGATATTAATGCTGACGGAAAACCCGACTTAGTGGTAACTTCTGAGAATTTAACTTCAAACACTTCTACGGTTTATAGCGCTGCATCCAACCCCTACTGGAAAGTGTATTTAAATAACGGTTCCGGCTTTTCAACTGTAGCAAGTAATTGGACTGTTCCTATGGGAGGATTAAAAAATGGGGCAAA is a window encoding:
- a CDS encoding VOC family protein translates to MAKVSIYLNFQGKTEEAFNFYKKVFKNEFSAPIMRMGDMPAPEGMPPLSEADKSKVMHVALPTLNGVEIMGTDNLESMGHHTKIGNNTTISLEPDTREETERLFKLLSEGATDLAPLAEQFWGALWGCCLDKYGIRWMFNFPLKK
- a CDS encoding VOC family protein, with product MTKSKLQEMHNMGIVVLSLDKAIAFFEEIGLMLEGRMMVEGEWAGRVTGLRNQSVEIAMMVTPDDHSRLELSRFIHPHTIGDHRTSPVNALGYLRLMFRVDHLDELLLRLQQHGAELVGEVVQFGDTYRLCYIRGVEGLLIGLAEQLGDKTATDILDNS
- a CDS encoding T9SS type A sorting domain-containing protein; amino-acid sequence: MKKILLLLLCVFGIFNAQAQFINGITVHPANPTNSDQIKILVDMSFPSGGCSDHQQFYSANGNNLSASALHCLGPLTVICNYTDTFNVGQLAAGNYTFFFNVNIGGGPSPCSPGIVPGPSDSLPFVVSQAAAINELSDQNISIKYNSLQKKINLSFNSPIAKGKATIYSITGQMLQTEGLTFPSQSIAVDKLQAGLYLLEITGNKGKLTKRLVIQE
- a CDS encoding type II toxin-antitoxin system RelE/ParE family toxin; translation: MINSFGDKDSKKIWEGEREKGLSTEIQEIARRKLRMLNNSQDLNDLLIPPSNRLEKLKGNYKDFYSIRINNQWRIIFKWYNGNANEVKIIDYH
- a CDS encoding HigA family addiction module antidote protein, with the protein product MKKLKNIHPGEILKEEFLVPLEISAYRLSLDIGIPQTRVSAIMKGNRRITADTALRLSKYFGNSAKFWLGLQDDFDIEEEKVQKKAELKAIKQCTRNAA
- a CDS encoding T9SS type A sorting domain-containing protein, translated to MTTKITYLLTQIILMCSLLKVAESSGQGFSATSSNWDVPVGGIKSGATNLGFYLPGFYTASSYSLNSQNWNIMDINGDGLSDLVVTSENLTANTATVFGAATNPYWKVYLNNGSGFSTLASNWAVPVGGLKNGANNLGFYLAGFSTAASYSLNSQNWNVMDMNGDNKPDLVVTSENLTANTSTVFSPSSNPYWKVYLNTGSGFSTIANNWAVPVGGLKNGANNVGFYLTGFYTAASYSLHSQNWNVTDINADGKPDLVVTSENLTANTSTVFGTAPNLYWKVYLNTGTGFSTTASNWAVPIGGLKNGATNLGFYLSAYSTAANYSLNSQNWNLMDINADGKPDLVVTSENLTSNTSTVYSAASNPYWKVYLNNGSGFSTVASNWTVPMGGLKNGANNLGFYLTAYYTAASYALNSQNWNLMDINGDGLSDLVVTSENLTANNATVFSPTSNPYWKVYLNNGSGFSTAPSNWAVPVGGLKNGANNLGFYLAGFSTAASYSLNSQNWNVMDMNGDNKPDLVVTSENLTANTSTVYSPTSNPYWKVYINTSITGGLSASDNFINDISIFPNPFSNQITFSFTDKDQTTITLYNFLGKQMLQQTFTNSLTINAEQLGDGIYFYAFRNSKGLLKTGKVIKQ